The following proteins are co-located in the Candidatus Deferrimicrobiaceae bacterium genome:
- a CDS encoding VTT domain-containing protein: protein MNWFPAAVTMYSGIGVFLFSFAENAGLPIPAFPVLMVAGALAQSGRASLPWVLVGAVGGALLADAGWYMLGRWRGRSVLSTLCRVSLNPDACVEGAEEGFRRRRSLTILLAKFLPGVNTVMPPLAGITDYPFLRFFSLDFLGSIGWAAAGVGIGWAFGDAVAGHVDSINGMLGGLIAVGLAAYLGWTVAFRRYLVRKYSAPRIPVEELYRRMSEGEEISVLDLRSDAAFGASGVMIPGAVRVRPATFHRVAHELPKDRELVFYCT from the coding sequence ATGAATTGGTTTCCGGCGGCCGTCACGATGTACAGCGGGATCGGGGTCTTCCTGTTCTCCTTTGCGGAGAACGCCGGCCTCCCGATCCCGGCCTTTCCCGTCCTGATGGTTGCAGGGGCACTCGCCCAGTCGGGCCGGGCTTCCCTGCCATGGGTCCTGGTCGGCGCCGTGGGGGGGGCGCTTCTGGCCGATGCGGGGTGGTACATGCTGGGCCGCTGGCGCGGCCGGTCCGTCCTGTCCACCCTCTGCCGGGTGTCGCTCAACCCGGACGCCTGCGTGGAGGGAGCCGAGGAGGGTTTTCGCCGCCGCCGCTCCCTGACGATCCTTCTGGCGAAATTCCTCCCCGGCGTGAACACGGTCATGCCGCCGCTGGCGGGGATCACCGACTACCCTTTCCTCCGCTTCTTTTCCCTCGATTTTCTGGGGTCCATCGGATGGGCGGCCGCAGGGGTCGGGATCGGCTGGGCGTTCGGGGACGCCGTTGCGGGCCACGTCGACAGCATCAACGGGATGCTGGGCGGGCTGATCGCGGTCGGGCTTGCCGCCTATCTGGGGTGGACGGTCGCGTTCCGGCGATACCTCGTCCGGAAATACTCCGCTCCGAGAATCCCGGTAGAGGAGCTCTACCGGAGGATGTCGGAGGGGGAAGAGATCTCTGTGCTGGATCTCCGCAGCGACGCCGCATTCGGCGCCTCCGGCGTCATGATCCCGGGGGCGGTCCGCGTTCGCCCCGCCACCTTCCACCGGGTCGCCCACGAACTCCCGAAGGACCGGGAGCTCGTCTTTTACTGTACCTGA